In Paraburkholderia terrae, a genomic segment contains:
- a CDS encoding LuxR C-terminal-related transcriptional regulator, with the protein MAARGRPRRSLPLSSGHINRLQEIIESEAEQPAVKDRARIVLACLQGASNKEVAVSFGTGEHTVSKWRTRFLTAGIEGLRDKQRSGAPKVISGRVLARLAEIGTQCPENRPGADAAASLFGVSRSTVARVWKHARENAAPATPRIDASSGQIRFEIVGAYFDRSLKVIAVSEERLSGPSLTEVTHSLPASETRMLPEVVGTLLVAVARVAATTRLNKGTDSILAFVDEMRAVSGVRTVHLLCFGERASWMAHVTPRADSRGAMRAYSFDASPWQESFERALREHMEADRMSREVIVPSELLATMRGYMSGDDMLPPPECFSWSPRRSGNSTPSRGKHSDRRDTVARAKDDGQVRRGKDVELAFYMAPVGLLISRQRVVDKYNQAFCGMFGYAMDGLAGKSLELLYPSRDEFDHVGERALVLMRDTGFYSDERIMRRVDDSLFWCHVSGRAIDRSDPFAAAVWTFEDLSSVRPVTTDLTTRERQIAQFLVNGKSSKQVAKDLNISHRTVEAHRARLMRKYGVGTTSELIAHLIGRRSK; encoded by the coding sequence ATGGCTGCGCGCGGAAGACCACGCCGTTCTTTACCACTGTCCAGCGGACATATCAATCGTCTGCAGGAGATCATCGAATCTGAAGCAGAACAGCCGGCAGTGAAGGACAGGGCGAGAATCGTCCTGGCATGCCTGCAGGGTGCAAGCAACAAGGAGGTGGCAGTGTCATTTGGGACCGGCGAACACACGGTATCCAAGTGGCGTACTCGTTTCCTGACCGCCGGTATTGAAGGCCTCCGGGACAAGCAGCGGTCTGGCGCCCCGAAAGTCATAAGCGGCCGGGTCTTGGCGCGACTGGCCGAAATCGGGACTCAATGTCCCGAGAACCGACCTGGCGCAGATGCAGCGGCGAGCCTGTTCGGTGTGTCCAGGTCAACCGTCGCCCGCGTCTGGAAACACGCTCGTGAGAACGCTGCGCCAGCGACGCCTCGTATTGATGCGTCGAGTGGACAGATTCGATTCGAGATTGTCGGCGCCTACTTCGACCGTAGTCTGAAGGTCATTGCGGTGAGCGAAGAACGGCTGTCCGGGCCGAGCCTGACAGAAGTGACTCATTCTCTTCCTGCTTCAGAGACTCGAATGCTGCCGGAAGTGGTCGGAACGCTGCTAGTGGCCGTTGCGCGAGTCGCGGCCACTACACGGCTGAACAAAGGAACGGACAGCATTCTGGCTTTTGTCGACGAAATGCGCGCTGTCTCCGGAGTTCGCACTGTGCATCTGCTCTGTTTTGGGGAGCGCGCGAGCTGGATGGCACATGTGACGCCCCGTGCGGATTCGCGGGGAGCAATGAGGGCGTATTCGTTCGATGCCAGCCCGTGGCAAGAGTCGTTTGAGCGGGCGCTCCGGGAGCATATGGAAGCCGACCGCATGTCGCGCGAAGTCATTGTCCCGTCAGAGCTCCTTGCGACGATGCGCGGCTACATGTCCGGCGATGACATGCTGCCGCCCCCCGAATGCTTCAGCTGGTCGCCGCGTCGGTCCGGGAACAGTACGCCGTCACGGGGCAAGCACAGCGACCGACGTGATACGGTGGCACGCGCGAAGGACGATGGGCAGGTTCGTCGCGGCAAGGACGTCGAGCTGGCCTTCTACATGGCGCCCGTCGGGTTACTGATATCCCGGCAGCGCGTCGTCGACAAATATAACCAGGCGTTTTGCGGGATGTTTGGGTACGCGATGGACGGTCTGGCAGGCAAATCACTTGAGCTACTTTACCCTTCGCGCGACGAGTTCGATCACGTTGGTGAGAGGGCGCTCGTGCTGATGCGGGACACGGGGTTTTATTCGGATGAGCGCATCATGAGACGTGTCGACGACAGTCTCTTCTGGTGCCACGTTTCCGGTCGAGCTATCGACCGGAGCGATCCGTTTGCAGCTGCTGTCTGGACGTTCGAAGACCTATCATCTGTCCGGCCTGTCACAACCGACCTCACGACGAGGGAGCGACAAATTGCACAGTTTCTGGTGAACGGCAAAAGCAGCAAGCAGGTCGCGAAGGACCTCAACATCAGTCACCGAACCGTTGAAGCGCACAGGGCGCGCTTGATGCGAAAGTACGGCGTCGGCACTACGAGTGAACTCATTGCGCATCTGATCGGCCGGCGAAGCAAATAG
- a CDS encoding acetyl-CoA acetyltransferase, with protein MSNGVSIVASAHTPFGRLKDQTLEDLIASVARDALRDGHIDAVEIDAVFLGHFNSGMVPDGFPASLVLQADKGLRFKPATRCENACASGSAAIHAGINAIRSGAAKLVLVVGAEKMTANSTEHVTRALAGAGYQNDPHEASQSFPQLFASAAEQYGGRYRDPMYDMARIAAKNHANALTNPLAQMHREMTVEHCNSVSDSNPIIASPLRLTDCSLISDGAAAIVLASADRARDFSREVEIKAATHVNDMLPVAGRDVLAFEGPQRAISSALQHADLTLADIDFAEVHDCFTIAELLIYEAMGLAPRGQGYKVLDEGTVYADGCLPVNLSGGLKAKGHPVGATGVSMHALAFRQLTGAPIGVPAKGAEFGLVFNMGGMAVANYASVLQARRS; from the coding sequence ATGAGTAACGGAGTATCGATTGTCGCAAGTGCTCATACACCGTTTGGCAGGTTAAAGGACCAGACACTTGAAGATTTGATCGCAAGCGTTGCGCGAGATGCGCTTCGTGACGGACACATCGATGCTGTGGAGATCGATGCGGTGTTCCTTGGACACTTTAACTCTGGAATGGTACCGGACGGGTTTCCAGCATCACTGGTGTTGCAGGCCGATAAGGGTCTCCGGTTCAAGCCCGCGACGCGTTGCGAGAACGCATGCGCATCCGGTTCAGCCGCCATTCACGCTGGCATCAACGCGATTCGCTCGGGCGCAGCAAAACTGGTCCTCGTCGTGGGCGCTGAAAAAATGACCGCCAATTCGACGGAACACGTCACGCGTGCCCTCGCCGGCGCTGGCTACCAGAACGACCCTCATGAAGCATCCCAGAGCTTTCCTCAGCTCTTCGCATCTGCTGCCGAACAGTACGGGGGGCGCTATCGCGATCCGATGTACGACATGGCACGGATAGCCGCGAAGAATCACGCCAATGCACTCACAAATCCGCTCGCGCAGATGCATCGGGAGATGACTGTCGAGCACTGTAACTCTGTTTCGGACAGCAATCCCATCATTGCCTCTCCTCTCCGGCTAACGGATTGTTCACTCATCTCGGATGGTGCCGCTGCGATTGTCCTGGCCTCTGCGGATCGCGCAAGGGACTTTTCCCGCGAGGTCGAGATCAAGGCAGCCACTCATGTGAACGACATGTTACCGGTGGCAGGAAGGGACGTACTGGCCTTCGAAGGTCCACAACGAGCCATTTCGTCGGCGCTTCAACACGCAGACCTCACACTCGCTGACATCGACTTCGCGGAAGTTCACGATTGCTTCACCATCGCTGAACTGCTTATCTACGAAGCGATGGGCCTGGCGCCGCGAGGCCAGGGCTATAAGGTGCTGGATGAGGGAACGGTGTACGCCGACGGATGCCTCCCGGTAAATCTGTCGGGCGGCCTGAAAGCAAAGGGACATCCGGTTGGCGCGACCGGCGTATCCATGCACGCGCTGGCCTTCAGGCAACTTACAGGCGCACCGATTGGCGTCCCCGCCAAGGGCGCAGAGTTCGGACTCGTG
- a CDS encoding TetR/AcrR family transcriptional regulator, with protein sequence MSRIAVGRADQAGIDVKKKILETASDLFYRQGVRAVGVDLVVEKAGVAKTSLYRHFGTKDDLVAAFLEREDRCFWETWDRVASQFAEDPKGELDAQLEWIGSRAGQPDYRGCPQLNVAAEFPEADHPARKVSTAHKRELRQRLKLVASRLNVVDPDMLAGQLAVLINGAFVSTQIFEAGEAVRLLQGAAGALISASCAD encoded by the coding sequence ATGTCCAGAATCGCAGTCGGCCGTGCAGATCAGGCCGGGATTGATGTGAAGAAAAAGATCCTGGAAACCGCGTCTGACCTGTTTTACAGGCAGGGCGTCCGTGCCGTCGGTGTCGACTTGGTCGTCGAAAAAGCAGGTGTCGCGAAGACGAGCCTGTATCGCCACTTTGGCACCAAGGATGACCTCGTCGCTGCCTTTCTCGAACGAGAGGACCGCTGCTTCTGGGAAACGTGGGATCGCGTCGCGAGCCAGTTCGCTGAGGACCCAAAGGGCGAACTCGATGCTCAACTGGAATGGATCGGTTCGCGCGCCGGGCAACCGGATTACCGTGGCTGCCCCCAACTCAATGTAGCGGCCGAATTCCCAGAGGCAGACCACCCGGCCAGGAAAGTCTCGACGGCGCACAAGCGCGAATTGCGTCAGCGATTGAAGCTCGTCGCATCGCGGCTCAATGTTGTAGATCCGGACATGTTGGCGGGACAGCTTGCTGTGCTTATCAACGGAGCATTTGTGAGCACACAGATATTCGAAGCCGGAGAAGCCGTACGATTGCTTCAAGGTGCAGCAGGCGCATTAATATCAGCCAGTTGCGCGGACTGA